TGGTATTTATGCTAAAATAATAGATAATGGAaatcaattaaaaaaaaacgaatcTATAATTTGTGAAAAATTTTACAATAAAATAGATGATTATAAAGAAATGTCTTATAATcttaataatgaaaaatctATATccaaaaaagaaaatgataatttatcaaatatggaaaaagacaatttaaatagtacttctataataaataaagatgatgataaaaatatttttttcgatcaatataaagaaataaaccgatttcaaaaaaataagattTTCATAATTCCTGGAGGAAATATGTGGAACCTACGTTTTGTCTAATCCATATCATTTtctattaaaattaaaaaataggattcatgaatttttaattatttatatgtgtaATTCTTAGGATTTTAACATTCTATTTATGTTGCATATTTTGATTTGCGTCTTTCAGTTCATTCATAAATGCATGTGTATATGTTTGTGCAATTTTGATTCCTGAATTTAAGGatgtttaataaattaattccCGATTTTAAATCGCCCCATAGTTTCTcgaaaatttgttttttgtttatccatttatttatttatttatttatttttcttatcaCTATTTGACTGTTTcaacattttatattttgaattattacTAAAAACGTTAAACCGTGaacatattttcaaattcctttatttttatattttgtttatttcatgagttgtgaaaaaaaaaatatgcctGTATACATGtagtaatataaataaggCATACAAAAATTTAGGGAGtatttatcaaattattgtatttttttttagttgcAAATCAATTTGTATAGCATAATGGTCAGATAGTGTTACAAAAttgatattatttgtttttacaccaaaaaaatagcaaCTTAAATGTTTAgaattataatttgaattaataattacatatggtttattaaataatatttttgctcgttttataaaataacattttaaaatgtcaagttcattattattatttgtacaTAATGGGAAATTATAttgttcataaaatttattattttcagaATTTAATTGTGGCTCTACATTTGTTTCTATTTCTTCAGcgaaatatttattgtttttatttttatcgaACCATCTATTCCAaatagttttatttatagatggaaaaaaaatataatcacATCGAAGTCCAATACAAGAAGAATGTGGCccaattatatttaatggGTTTAATGGATCCCAagttatttcattatttaaaaatgaatcatttatttgcataaaaaaaggtgtattataatttttgtttttttggaaaattttaattattttattataaaaaaatgcttgaaataatttgtaacttttttttttttaaaaggcatatttatattttgatatagAACATTTCTTTGAGCTACTTAGATTTAGAAAACagttttttgttttatacatatttttattattactactATTTCTTTTGCTTTGTTCCCTTATACTATTAAAAGGAATGTCTAAAAATGTTTGTTTATCTTTCATAtcattatttccatttaaGTTATTCAAAttgtaatataataaatggtAATCTTCTGTAGTgtcataatttttgtattaattgtttgatttttttatattttaatttttttaagaaaaataataaaaaaaatttactatattttttatttttaaaacggttatataatttattattgttattattattataataaatattttccttagtttttttttgtatatttttcctatttttatttccagGCATTCTTGTTACATTGTTATGTGCATTATTCATATccttatattttatttttatattattttttttatttattattttgcagttgtttttttttcgtttcattttattattcgcCCATTCTTTCCCTCTTGTTTTATTACTTATATGCAAcaaaatttttcttttatatcttaaagttttatgatattttttgttttttcttataatacaatactttttctttttcttgaTTTGATTTGATAGATTGTATggttgtttttttttttgttcattttggGATTGTAATTTGaatcattaatttttagaAAACGAGGTTTGAATCGAAATGAGGCCCATTTAGTTTGATAACTAATAGTGTttgaattaaatttatattctgAGTGTTCATAAGATTTGAAAttaattttccattttttcattttcctTGTATTGTTATtcttacttttttttatacccCAATTTccatcattattataaaacattttaatttCAGACCCCTCcttatcatatatatcaatatatgaatattcacttttattagaaaatttatttgcattattattacaatttaTAAAGCTTTTTgacacacatatatttttataattacatATTTCTGAAGTTTCTGTAAAAGAATCTGTTCGTCTTTTTCTTGTATAAGGCTTAATATAgttttgatatatattactatatgatttattaatttgattgctataattatttatattttcacaaATAAAACTTGtaacatatttatcatcattGTTGATCGTTTCACATATAGAATAATTTtgtgaaatattttttgttttaatgtTACTATTTGCAAATtcgttatttatatataattttgatagTATTTGCTCAAATGTATGATTATATtgattaaataaaaaattcgaattattcataatattacTATAATTTGAGATTTGGTTATAATCTGTGAAGGTATGGTTTccatttatatcatttaagTTTGTATTTGAAATAGataatttgttattttcaatttgtTTTTCCCTATTTTTATAGTATTCAAAATTTGTTGATTTTCCCACTgatttattgtttttttcaaatattttaagactattatttttattcgagtttgaaaattttctgaaatttatttcattatctgtgtcaatttttttaatcttAGAATgatttcttttataataGCCTTTTCTATTTTCGTAACTacaatttttcattttttgggaaaaaaaaaactttaaatcatatttaatctcatttatattcatcattttattattttgaataatattttctatagtattagttgtttttttctccatttttatatcgaaataattattttggCTTTTTGCATTGATTTTGCCCATggaattttcatttttcatcTCAAGATTTTCCtcaatttttgttttatcaGCATTAGGATTATAATAAGTGGGGTTATCGTTTATATTTAGATCACATGAGTTctgaattattttatttgatatgTTTGTTTGTTGCCTTAAGGTTTTTTTAAGAAGCATACATTcgttattaatatttttgcaactttttttattttttttatttatttttttgatatttctAGCATATAGCCAAGCATATTTCCATCCACGTTTAATAAAGGaagaataattatttgGAAAAGAATAAGAAGAAGCATTTAAATCTCCAATAATAGgaattgtattttttttttgagcTTTTCGTGCAGTttgtataatttgttttatttcaaaatctcgaatttttttgatatatttcgATTCTGTATTTACAGAACCGCTAGCTAAATGCATATTAAAAAGAGTGATGCGACTAAAATATGGAATATCTATAACAACTTCAATAAATCCTTTTGTTCCAAATAAGTATTCTATATATGTCACATCtttaaatttatgaaaacaagaatatataataggaTATTTGCTAAATACTAGCAATCCATGATTCAGagcaaaatatttttttcgcaTACTTTTgtatttactttttttttcatttttttggcaaatgtttattattttgtttgtcTTCTTGATTTTACCAATATCTTCATATTCAGATAGATTgtttgaatttttaaattcctTCTCAAATATAGGATTACAATAATATCCTTTTGCATAAAATGgatagatatattttaaattatttacgAGATATTCGATATGCTCATCAGTGTATACTTCTTGTAAtgctattatatatgtgtttgttttttttaatgcatGTGGTATATGTAACAATCtgtttaaaataaatggtggattttgatatatacacactccccatattttatattctagCAACCCTGCATTGAATGAAAggaaagaaatattttttagtaaccttctctttttttttaagcttatattttttatttttatatgactaaggcttttattattatgatttatttctttagtCATATCACTATCTAAACAAATTTGATTGCAAAGATCTGAATCATTACATGTTTTAAGTTCATTAGGCGTGCAGTTAGATTCttgattattattaattaaattttgttcattttttgaatcaaattttttaattttatatatatatatttttccttatttctattataaatagtttcttctttttcatcCGAGTCATGAATATCATTACCCAGTTTATTCCACATATTGTCTTCATCATCATCACTATTGTTTCCACTATTTTTGCTACTATTTTTTCTGCTGTTTTTTTGGTTATTTGGGGAATTGGTTTGGGTGGTGCGCTCGTTACTACTACATGTGGACgttttaaatttttgtctaaaaataatagataaataaaagtttgttttttttctggGTGTAATATTGCATTGATGACGCAAGGGATGTATTTTTGTTATGGGAAAgtttatattatgatatCCACTTtgttgttttattttttttgcacaCGCaaatttacaattttttgaaacattattattgtatgATTTGTTCAGTATTATATTATCCAGTAATTTGGTagtgttaatatttttattaataaaaatgatttttgTGTTAAAATAGTtacttattatattattggtatataataaaatacgATAGGCgtaatatgaaataaaaatgaatattatttgatatatttgtaaaaaataaagtaaaatattttgtacaattattttttttataatattgaaataaaacaaatataaaagtatatgTAACTtgatatttaaaattttaatgtCTGAATAAGTATAAAtctttaaattatttttaagcAATTTTGGGAatacacattttattttattttgatataattCCAAAGTAAAAATACGGAAGTTAGTAGCTAACCATTTgggaaaattattatatttattgtcACAATAAACATTAACATACAAATGCAGTTCGTTTAAACACATcctacatatattttaattgttttGATCATAAACTTTATATTGGGTATGCTTCAAATATCTGTTTGGTTGAGTTCCCATTGTTCAATTGCCCACTTGGGACGAATTCGTTGCAATTATtgcaatattattattattttttttttatatttatttatttatttatttagcTAGCTAGCTAGCTATTTTGTcgttatatattatttctgGAATAAAGGGATGGgattatatgaaaatttagTATTTCCCATCAATCGGGATAAAATAGTGTGGAGTtgtttacattttttatcaaattatgGATGATACTAAACATTTGTAATTCTACAATTAAGAAGGACGTAAAATACACAcacacacacatatatatatatatatatatatatatatatatatatgcaaacaAAAATAAGGTAAAACAATtgataaaatgaaaagtGTTAAATACTAGCGAGCCAAATGCTAAATAATCAAATGctaaatgaattaaaaacataaaaaacaatagcatgtaataaaaaatggagtgaaattaatataaaaaataatataataaattaaaaaaaattagtattatcgtatttgaatttttttaatatgtcTAGAGAGAAAAATATGGAGTAGAAAGTATatcaaagaaaaaaaaaagaggaaTAGTAATTGATAATGAATTAATTCCTTattgaataatattattgtggatattattattttagtaattaaataatagttAATGATGTTATTTGGGGTATTATggaaattaaaataaattgttaggatgctaaataatattttaatatttatatagtgctatatattatatgatcGTGCattctcatttttttttttaaatattttttttatattatatataatgtttaCTACAactcaaaaaataaaatacgaAGTATAACCTTTAGGCTTATTAAGGGTAACATAATATTAGCAGTTTGGGTAATATCCTCATTtggaattaaataatattatttatatatgtgtatattcataagtatattttatgtgtTTGTTCTTATATCaatatatggatataaaATGTCTACATGAAGAATAAAAACATGAATTTTGCATAGGATTAAGCATTtgaattttaaaatttcccaataaatataagaatatacacttattatgattatactaaaattaatatatggaaatttttatgattaaTAATAGcatgttttattaaatgtaaaatGGTTAGCAATTGTTTAAAACAACTGTATATATGctagtaaaaaatataaataaaattttgcATAATATTGACGATAGTCTATATATAAGAAAGGGAGAACATAtggatatttttatttatatatatacccttatttcataaaataatgaattattttatatatataagttgTTCATTCTAGTTCTTTTCctcaaaaataattgtatataaataaaataatatttctattattataataagcatattttataaaattggtTTAGTTTTCCTGATTTGTTATATGGATATGAAAGTtaatacataataaattagGACATTGAAATTAGcacattttaatatatcacCAAAAAGTAtttcaataatattaaaatacaattttgaAAGGATAAGATTagttaatttttattattacattttaatAGAAATTGTGGGGTTGcaaaagtatataaatatgtgtagttttttttcactaattttttattattatttgtgaATATTGAAAAACATTACACGTTTTGGATTTAGTAAATATACAacattttttctaaaacaaatttgaaatagattatatttataaataaaaaagaattggaagttttaaaatgataggatgtatttatattaaagatGGAAAATGCGTGTACTGGTTTAACTTAACAATTTTGAATagtcataatatatacttgTGTTAAGAGAGGAAATATGCGCAATTAAATACAAACCggcttaaaaaaatattgtttattattaatatatttaacataAATTCTGCtagtattttattttatattttttaagaatttcatatatatacatggtttccaaacaaataatttattaaaatataaataaaataaaaaaggtcACATCACAATAGACTAATTAATATGATATTATAACCGCATTTGGGGGATAAAATGCAAATAAGTATATTTGATTGTTTTACATGACTAtgcattatttattatctaTACATGtacattttcttttatatttaaaggcattaaataaaagaagaaaaataaaatatgtggtgataataaaataattaagttaaaattaaaaaagtaaaggaatatattttttcaaatatataaaaaagtatagattaattatttaaaatttttcatttatatgaaaaaatgtgaaataaattgatgagtattattttaataatattgttttataatttttattattgaaaaatgttcacaaatataataaataggATACAGAGTTgaaatttgtattatttttctttcattttgttggcaccttaacaaaataacatatttataatgtaataatatatactatgtgtatatataagttaatgtgaaaaaaaaaataaaaataaaaataaaacaaacaaaacAAGCAAAACATTTagcattatttatatttgaaatgtacatatttttattcttgATAAGCACTGAATTCAATtacttatttataaatgtcACAAATTATTTCCGTTTACTCATTTTTGTgaaatatcatatataaattgtggggaatatataattatataaatatgttatacATTTTGCAATTGTGCGTGccttttaatttataaggTGGAAATGTTTATGGTATGGAACTTTTTTCGAAATCTAagttaataataatttaaattttgtttacatagttaatataatatatattatgatttAGTATgatttgttttgtttttcttaGTTCCTGCcgttttaaataaattaatataattttatggtACTAAGAATAAACAAgctatacaaaaaaatatataaaaataaaaaagttcAGAAAAAGTGTTACAATATATTAGTAGGAATATTGAATATAACATTacttattataatttttgaatattccACGAGCTGATGTATATTGTTGTCTTTCCATTTGcgattattaattaaaaaaaaaaaattgctaAATTTaagcaaatatatatatatatatatatatactagtTTGCACAAAAGTGGTCGATTATAAAAGttgtttaaataatatgccTCTTAATTTagatataaagaaaaaattaaattctCGAATTGGTAAGGTGAAATGTGTTGATATTCATGAAAATGAACCATGGATCCTTGCGGCTCTTTACAATGGGAagttaattatatttgaCTACTCTAATCAgaatacaataaaaaatatagaagtATCTGGATATCCATTACGATGTGCAaaatttattgaaaaaaaacaatggATAATATGTACAGGCGATGATATGATAATAAGggtttataattataatacttttgagaaaataatattttttgaaggACATAGTGATTATATAAGATATATTGAAGTTCATCAAACATtaccatatatattaacatgCTCAGATGACATGAgcataaaattatatgattatgaaaataattttgagaAATTATGTTCTTTTGAAAATCATGTTCATTATGTAATGATGTGTAAATTTAATCCTAAAgatacttatatttttgcatCCGCTTCTTTAGATaaaactataaaaatatggggtgtgcaaaataatatgcCAGTAGTTACTAAGCCACATTTTACCTTAACAGGTCATATAAAAGGTGTAAATTGTATTGATTATTCATCTAGTGGGGAAacatcatatattattagtgGAAGTGATGATAAAACAATACGTGTATGGGATTATCATACAAAACAAtgtgtacatatattaagTGGGCATacacaaaatatatcatgCTTAATTTATCATAGTAATTTGCctataattatttcttcatCAGAAGATTgtaatgtaaaaatatggaaTAGTTCTATGTATAAATTAGAAACCAcattaaattataacatGGATAAATGTTGGTCTATATgtgcaaaaaaaacaaaaaatgatttatgTATAGGATATGATGAAGGGTTAATAGTTATTCAAATGGGATCTGATAAGCCTATATATACaatgtttaaaaataagataatttatataaaaaatgctgatatatttattataaatttacaaaatataaataatgaggataattataatgatggtgatatatataaagtaaataaaaaagaattagGAAATTGTGATTTTTATCCAACAAATGTTTCATTTCATCCAAATGGCAGATTTGTATGTGTTAGTGGGCATCAggaatttaatatatacacatcGCAAGTATTAAGAAATAAAGCATATGGAAAAAGTCCATTTTTTGTGTGGGGAAATAATGGTGACTATGCTATAAAAGATGAAggtaataaaatagttatatataaagagtTTACTGCATTTCATTCGTTTCAAACCCCTTATAATATTACTGAATTATTTGGAGGGTATTTATTAGGAGTTAAATCAAATAactttatttgtttttatgattggaattattataatatgataagaaaaatagatataaatgtaaaaaatgtatattgGAATGATAGTGGTACATATGTAGCAATTTCTACAGAAGaaagtgtatatatattgagTTATAACACAAAAGATGAAACATCTAATAAGGATATGAAATGTTTAGAAccaaatgataatattaacatGGGCGAAGAAAATGGTAATATTgttgatgaaaataattttgaacttgaaaatgaaataaatgaatatatagaaaGTGGAATATGGATATACGATAGTTTTGTGTATGTTTCAAGAAATTTaagattatatatatatacaaaaaagtttaatgatatatatgtatatatagataaatatttatatatttgtggatatgtatatgaatatgatagaatatttttgttggatacaaattataatttttatagtttTCATATACCAATAGCTTATTTACAATAtcagaaatatataataaataaagatttTGAATTTGCtgataatttattatctaCTATTCCCGAGTATttacataataaattaagtttatttttagaaaaaatgggatataaaaataaggcTTTAACTATTTGTACAGAtctggaaaaaaaatttgaattaGCTCTGTCAATTGGGAATTTACAACTATGTAtagaaattataaaacaaattgaaaataaagaagatAAAGCAACAGTTcagaataaatataaagcaTTAGGAGATACATCATtgatatataatgatatatcaATGGCAATACATtgctataaaaaaacaaatgatTATTCGTCTTTgctaattattttatcaacATTAGGGGATAAGATAGGTATTGAGGAATTGggaaaaatatgtttaaaaaacaaaaaatataatatcgcatttatatgttattttttattacacaaaataaataaatgtgtaGATATATTGGTAAAGAgtaaaaattatgcatatgcttcatttttttcaaggATATATAAACCATCTTTACTaccaaatatattattaaaatggaaaaataatttaaataaaacataccAAATATCTCCTATTGAATTATTAACACCCGATAAAAATCCTGAATATTTTCCTGATTATGAATTAGCTATAAAATGTGAAtcaatttttgaaaaaaccCAAACCCTTGGGGTAACTCAAAATTATTcaacattaaaaaaactaattgatataaatattatggatgaaataaatgaaattgGTTATGAACAagttgaaaatatttttgttaaacaATTTGATATTGATCTTGAAAAGGATGTTAAAAATTTCGATATGATCAATTCCTTGAGCTCTGTTcagaaaaaagaaacaacTATAAAATCGATAAATGAAATCATAGATAAAGAATatgtagaaaataaaacagaTAGCAATTCTTCGAATTTAAAACGAGAATCATTTGTaagtgaaaataataatacatcaTTTTCAAACTCACATGAAATAAATCAGAATAGTAATGAttcttataaaaaaaatagcaaaaaaacatcaaataatagtgataatttagcaaatttaaataatagtgatgaaaatattagtttcgaaatgaaaaatgaaacattTAATTCAGTGAATGATCAAATAGATAAAGAATCAGAATAAtgtcataaaataaaatgttacTTAATTGTGCTTAGCCTATTTAAtgagaaaatataaaaaataaaataaaaaaatattttatgtgaattatgaaaatgaagacaatcttatatatttctataatAAACCGATATAATCACACCAAATgaattcaaataataattggATGTCTGTATACTTGCTAAATTGTATTGTTGTATAAAATagttattaaaattgtaatactgaatatgcata
Above is a window of Plasmodium berghei ANKA genome assembly, chromosome: 4 DNA encoding:
- a CDS encoding coatomer subunit beta, putative; the protein is MPLNLDIKKKLNSRIGKVKCVDIHENEPWILAALYNGKLIIFDYSNQNTIKNIEVSGYPLRCAKFIEKKQWIICTGDDMIIRVYNYNTFEKIIFFEGHSDYIRYIEVHQTLPYILTCSDDMSIKLYDYENNFEKLCSFENHVHYVMMCKFNPKDTYIFASASLDKTIKIWGVQNNMPVVTKPHFTLTGHIKGVNCIDYSSSGETSYIISGSDDKTIRVWDYHTKQCVHILSGHTQNISCLIYHSNLPIIISSSEDCNVKIWNSSMYKLETTLNYNMDKCWSICAKKTKNDLCIGYDEGLIVIQMGSDKPIYTMFKNKIIYIKNADIFIINLQNINNEDNYNDGDIYKVNKKELGNCDFYPTNVSFHPNGRFVCVSGHQEFNIYTSQVLRNKAYGKSPFFVWGNNGDYAIKDEGNKIVIYKEFTAFHSFQTPYNITELFGGYLLGVKSNNFICFYDWNYYNMIRKIDINVKNVYWNDSGTYVAISTEESVYILSYNTKDETSNKDMKCLEPNDNINMGEENGNIVDENNFELENEINEYIESGIWIYDSFVYVSRNLRLYIYTKKFNDIYVYIDKYLYICGYVYEYDRIFLLDTNYNFYSFHIPIAYLQYQKYIINKDFEFADNLLSTIPEYLHNKLSLFLEKMGYKNKALTICTDLEKKFELALSIGNLQLCIEIIKQIENKEDKATVQNKYKALGDTSLIYNDISMAIHCYKKTNDYSSLLIILSTLGDKIGIEELGKICLKNKKYNIAFICYFLLHKINKCVDILVKSKNYAYASFFSRIYKPSLLPNILLKWKNNLNKTYQISPIELLTPDKNPEYFPDYELAIKCESIFEKTQTLGVTQNYSTLKKLIDINIMDEINEIGYEQVENIFVKQFDIDLEKDVKNFDMINSLSSVQKKETTIKSINEIIDKEYVENKTDSNSSNLKRESFVSENNNTSFSNSHEINQNSNDSYKKNSKKTSNNSDNLANLNNSDENISFEMKNETFNSVNDQIDKESE